The Streptomyces uncialis genomic interval GGGTCGGAGCGGCCGGCGGCGAGCCGTCGGCATATCTCGTCCCCGTGGACGCCGGGCAGGTCGCGGTCGAGGACGACCACCTCGTAGCGGGTGACGGCCAGTCGGTCGAGGGCTGCGGTCCCGTCCAGGACGACATCGACCGCCATGCCCTCGCGCCGCAGTCCGGTTCCGATCGAGCGGGCGAGGACCTCGAAGTCCTCGACGACGAGGACCCTCACCGCCGTTCACCGCCGGTCGTCGCGCGGACGGGGCGGCCGGGTCGGGGTGTCATGCCGTCAACGATGCCAGACCCCAGGTCTCAGCCCGGTCGCGGCGGCCGCGACCGGCCCGGAACCTCGTGCCGCGTACAACCGTCGGCATGAATCCATTTCCTCTTCCGAGGTCGCCGCGATGAGCGCCCCAGGGATCGTCGTCGCCGGGCTGCGCAAGCGCTACGGGGCCACCCTGGCCCTCGACGGTATGTCCTTCGCGGTCCGTCCGGGTGTGGTGACCGGCTTCGTGGGGCCGAACGGCGCCGGGAAGTCCACCACGATGCGGGTGATCCTGGGTCTCGACGCGGTCGCCGAGGGCACCGCGCTCGTCGCGGGGAAGCCGTACCGCGACCTTCGCTTTCCGTTCCGCCACATCGGTTCGCTGCTCGACGCGGCGGCGCCGCACCCCGGGCGGAGTGCCCGTGACCACCTGCTCTGGCTGGCGCATTCGCAGGGACTGGCCGCGCGGCGGGTGGACGGGACGATCGAACAGGTCGGCCTGACCTCGGTGGCCCGGCGCGCGGCCGGGGGCTACTCGCTCGGCATGCGCCAGCGGCTCGGGATCGCCGCGGCCCTGCTCGGGGACCCGCCGGTCGTCATGCTCGACGAACCGTTCAACGGCATGGACCCCGACGGCATCATCTGGATGCGCGGCTTCCTGCGCGCGCTGGCCGCCCAAGGGCGCTCCGTCCTGGTGTCCAGCCATCTGATGGGCGAGTTGCAGGGCACCGCCGACCAGTTGGTCGCGGTCGGGCGCGGCAAGGTCATCGCCGACACCGGTGTGGCCGACCTCATCGGGGCGGCGTCCGGGAGCCGGGTCGCCGTGCGCACCTCCGCCCCGCGGGACACGATGCGGGTGCTCGCCGGGGCGGGGGCCACCGTGGCGGCCGACGGGCACGGCACGGTCACCGTCTCCGGTCTCGCCCCGGACCTCGTCGTGACGCTGCTGAATCGGGCCGCGGTGCCGTTCTCCGAGGTGTCGGCGCATCGGGCGACCCTCGAAGAGGCCTATCTGGAGCTCATGCGCGACGCGGTCGAGTTCCGCGCCGCCGCCCGGCCGGAGGGCGCACGGTGACCGCGACGACGAGTCCCCGCGCGGCCGGCCGAAGGAGCGGGCGGGGCGGATTCCTGCCGTTGCTGCGCGCGGAGTGGACGAAGTTCCGCACCGTCAGGAGCTGGGTGACCGGTATGGGGGTGGCGGCGCTGCTGATGGTGCTGGTCGCCCTGCTCGCCGGGGCGAGCAGCGATCAGAAGGGCGCGCCGCCCGTCCCGGTCGGACCGGGCGGGGAACCGGTGACCGACAGCTATTTCCTCGTGCACAAGCCGCTGACCGGGGACGGCAGTGTCACCGTCGCCGTCTCCGCGCTCAGGAGCAATGTGCCCAAGGGGCCCGGGGATCTGCGGCCCGGCGTGGTGCCGTGGGCGAAGGCCGGGCTGATCGTCAAGGAGAGCACCCGTCAGGGGTCGTCCTACGCGGCGGTGATGGTCACCGGCAAGCACGGCGTGCGGATGCAGGACGACTACGTCAACGACACGGCCGGGCCCCCCGGGCCGGTCTCCGCCGGGTCCCCCCGATGGCTGCGGCTGGACCGCTCGGGCACCGAGGTCACCGGCTACGCCTCCAGCGACGGCAGGCACTGGACCGAGGTGGGTACCGCGCGGGTGAGCGGGCTCGGATCGACCGTGCGGGTGGGGCTCTTCGTCGCCTCCCCGCCCGCCGTCGAGGGACTGGGCACGACGGGCAGTGTGTCGACGGCCGTGTTCACGGACCTCCGGCTCCGGGGGGAGCGGACCACCGGTGGTGGGTGGAGCGGTGAGCAACTGGGAGCCGGATCACCCACCTTCGCCGGATACCCGGACGACGGGTCGGGGTCGTTCACCCGGTCCGGCGGCCGGATCACGGTGACCGGCGCGGGCGACATCGCGCCCGCCGTCCGCGATTCCCTGCCGACCGGCGGCACGCTCCGGGACATCCTCACGGGCACGTTCGCCGCGCTGATCGCGGTGATCGTCGTGGGGGCGCTGTTCATCACCTCGGAGTACCGGACCCACATGATCCACCTCACCCTGGCGGCCGACCCGAGGCGTTCCCGGGTGCTGGTGGCCAAGGCGGTCGTGCTGGGAGGTGTCACCTTCGTCGCCGGACTGGCGGGAGCGCTCCTCGCGGTTCCGCTCGGGGAGCGGCTGGCCCGGGCCAACGGCGTGTACCTCTTCCCGGTGGCGTCCTCGACCGGCATACGTGTGGCGTTCGGGACCGCGGCGCTGCTCGCGGCCGCCTCGGTCCTCGCGCTCGCCCTCGGCGCAGTCCTGCGGCACAGCGCCGCCGCGGTCACCACCGCCGTCGTCGTCATCGTGGTGCCCTACCTCCTGACCGCCGTCCCGTTCATGCCCGCGGGGGTGGCGGACCAGCTGGCCAGGGTGACTCCGGCGGCGGGCTTCGCCGTCCAGCAGACACTGGTGCGGTACGAGCACGTCGCGAGTCATTACACGCCGTATCACGGCTACTATCCGCTCGCGCCCTGGGCCGGGTTGGCCGTGCCGGCCGGCTACGCGGTGGCGGGCCTGGTCGTGGCCGCCGTCCTGCTCCGCCGGAGGGACGCGTGAGGCCGGCCCTGCACGCGGAATGGACGAAGACGCGGACCGTCCCCGGCCCGCTGTGGCTGCTGATCGGTACCGTCGTGGCGACGACGGCCCTGGGCGCAGGGGCGATCTCCGTGGTCGACTGCACGGCCGACGGTTGCGGCGGCGACACGGTCAGGGTCGGTCTCATGGGGGTTCACCTCGGCCAGGCGCTGGTCGCCGTCCTGGCCGTGCTGGTCATCAGCGGCGAGTACGGATCGGGCATGATCGGCACCACCCTGACGGCGGTGCCGAGGCGAGCGACCGTCCTCGCGGCCAAGGCCGTGGTCCTCTCCGGTGTCGTGTCCGTCGGCGGGACGGCCGCCGTCCTCGGGTCGGTGCTCGCCGGGCGCCTTCTCCTGCCGGACGTCGGGGACCGGGCACTGTCCCTGTCCGACGGGCCGACGCTGCGCGCGGTCCTCGGGACGGTCCTCTACCTCGTCCTGATCGGCCTTCTGAGCCTCGGTGTCGCGACCGCGGTGCGGGACTCCGCCACCAGCGTCGGCGTCGTTCTCGGCCTGCTGTACATCGTCCCGATCGTCTCGCAGACGATCGGCGACCCGTACTGGCAGCGGCTGCTCCAGCAGATCAGCCCGACGAGCGCCGGGCTCGCCATCCAGGCCACCACCGATCTCGGCAGCCTGCCCCTGAGCCCCTGGGCCGGTCTGGGCGTCACCGCCGGGTGGGCCGCCGCCGCCCTGGTGACCGGCGGCCTGCTGCTGCGCGTACGCGACGCGTAGCCGGTGCCCCCGCGTGGCCGGTTCCCCTCGTGGCTGCGGGCGTCGGCGGTGTCCGACTCGGGCAGCCGGTCCGCCGGCCGCCGACACCCGCACTCCCCCGGGGGGCGGCGGCTCGCCCCCGCTCCGGGTCTCTCCGCCGCGGTGACCGGCGGTACGGCCCCGGCCCCGCACATGTCCGCACGTCCGCCCGGGGCACACGACTCGACGGTTCGTCTCATGGCGGCCCAGGGAGGCCGGAGCCGGTCCCGCGGGGCGGTCACTTCCTCCAGAACAGGTGGTGGGTCACCCCGCTCGGGCTGGGAACGGCCTCCAGGTGGAACCGGTCGAGCAGTTCGTCGGGGGACTCCCAGAGCCGTACCCCGGACCCGAGCTTCACCGGTGAGACCACCACATGCAGGGTGTCGACCAGGTCGGCGTCGAGGAACTGCCGGATGGTGGTGGCACCGCCGCCGAGTCGCACGTCCTTGCCCTCCGCCGCCTGCCGGGCCTGCTCCAGGACCGTGGCCGGGTCGCCGTCGGTGAAGTGGAACGTGGTGTCGGACAGGGTGAAAGAAGGAC includes:
- a CDS encoding ABC transporter permease subunit; this encodes MRPALHAEWTKTRTVPGPLWLLIGTVVATTALGAGAISVVDCTADGCGGDTVRVGLMGVHLGQALVAVLAVLVISGEYGSGMIGTTLTAVPRRATVLAAKAVVLSGVVSVGGTAAVLGSVLAGRLLLPDVGDRALSLSDGPTLRAVLGTVLYLVLIGLLSLGVATAVRDSATSVGVVLGLLYIVPIVSQTIGDPYWQRLLQQISPTSAGLAIQATTDLGSLPLSPWAGLGVTAGWAAAALVTGGLLLRVRDA
- a CDS encoding ATP-binding cassette domain-containing protein gives rise to the protein MSAPGIVVAGLRKRYGATLALDGMSFAVRPGVVTGFVGPNGAGKSTTMRVILGLDAVAEGTALVAGKPYRDLRFPFRHIGSLLDAAAPHPGRSARDHLLWLAHSQGLAARRVDGTIEQVGLTSVARRAAGGYSLGMRQRLGIAAALLGDPPVVMLDEPFNGMDPDGIIWMRGFLRALAAQGRSVLVSSHLMGELQGTADQLVAVGRGKVIADTGVADLIGAASGSRVAVRTSAPRDTMRVLAGAGATVAADGHGTVTVSGLAPDLVVTLLNRAAVPFSEVSAHRATLEEAYLELMRDAVEFRAAARPEGAR
- a CDS encoding DUF1349 domain-containing protein translates to MTATTSPRAAGRRSGRGGFLPLLRAEWTKFRTVRSWVTGMGVAALLMVLVALLAGASSDQKGAPPVPVGPGGEPVTDSYFLVHKPLTGDGSVTVAVSALRSNVPKGPGDLRPGVVPWAKAGLIVKESTRQGSSYAAVMVTGKHGVRMQDDYVNDTAGPPGPVSAGSPRWLRLDRSGTEVTGYASSDGRHWTEVGTARVSGLGSTVRVGLFVASPPAVEGLGTTGSVSTAVFTDLRLRGERTTGGGWSGEQLGAGSPTFAGYPDDGSGSFTRSGGRITVTGAGDIAPAVRDSLPTGGTLRDILTGTFAALIAVIVVGALFITSEYRTHMIHLTLAADPRRSRVLVAKAVVLGGVTFVAGLAGALLAVPLGERLARANGVYLFPVASSTGIRVAFGTAALLAAASVLALALGAVLRHSAAAVTTAVVVIVVPYLLTAVPFMPAGVADQLARVTPAAGFAVQQTLVRYEHVASHYTPYHGYYPLAPWAGLAVPAGYAVAGLVVAAVLLRRRDA